The following is a genomic window from Candidatus Omnitrophota bacterium.
AAAAGAAACGGGTGTTCAGTCTCCTCAGAAATTGGAAGATAAAATTAAGCTCATTGACGGTGTGGAAGCTGCAACTCCATATGTGCAAGGTCCACTTTTTTTAGAATATGATAATCAGGTTATGAATATTGTAGCGCGCGGCGTTGATCCTAAAACAGCAGGAGATGTTACAAAAATAAAAGAATATCTTGTTAAGGGTAGCCTCGAAGACTTATCTGGTAATGGCGTAATTATTGGAAGCGAGCTTTCAAATTATCTAGGGAAGAAAATAGGTGACATTCTTACTGTGATTGCACCGGTAGCAGGGCGTGCTGGCAATGGGTGGCGCCATGAGCTTGTCATTACAGGTATTTTTAGTTCTGGGATGTATGATTATGATATGACGTTGGCTTTGATTAGTCTTCCAAAAGCGCAGGAAATTTTTGGTCTTCCTAAAAACACTGTGAACGGAATTGCGCTAAAACTTAAAGATGTATATGCAGCACCAGAAATAAAGAAAGAAATTTATCAAGCCATGGGGTATAGTTTTTTGGTAAAAACGTGGATTGATTCAAATCGAAACTTTTTTGCAGCGCTCAAGCTTGAGAAGTTTGCTATGTTTATAATTTTAACGCTCATTGTTTTGGTTGCTTCATTTAACATTGTTAGTACGCTTATTGTTACGGTAACTAGTAAAATTAAGGATATCGGTATCTTGAAGGCTATTGGCGTACCGCGAAAAGCAATTGAACGAATTTTTGTGATGAAAGGTATGGTTATTGGAATTGTCGGAACATTTTTTGGTTTTGTTGGAGGCGTGGGCCTAAGTTTGCTTTTGAAGAAATATCAGTTTATTAAATTGCCCCAAGAAATTTATTATATTGATCGATTGCCCATTCTTTTGGAGCTAGGAGATCTTTTGATGATTGCAGCAGCAGCTTTCGTGATTAGCTATTGCGCAACCATTTACCCTGCAAAAAAAGCAGGTGCATTAGAACCCGTGGAGGCGTTGCGTTACGAATAAAAATGTTTAGCACAGTCAATGTCCATAAAACATATTACGATGTTGGTCAACCGGTAGAAGTCTTGCGGGGCGTTGATCTGACAATTTGCGAAAAGGAATTTGTTGCTCTGGTTGGTCCTTCGGGTGCTGGCAAATCAACGCTTTTGCATATTCTAGGAGGGTTGGATAAGCCAAGTAAGGGCTATGTTCTTTTTAATGAAAAAGATATTTATGAATTAAATGATGCAAAGCGTTCATTTCTGCTTAATACCGAAATAGGTTTTGTTTTTCAGTTTTATCATCTCTTGCCGGAGTTTACGGCTCTTGAAAATATTATTTTGCCAGGGTTGATTAATCAAACTTTTAGCAACAAGAAAAAATTGGAGAAAACAGGACAAACGCTGTTGGAAAAAGTTGGGCTTGGTCATCGTGCTCATCATAAGCCTGCTCAGTTATCTGGTGGTGAGCAGCAAAGAGTGGCTATCGCCCGTTGCTTGATTAATGATCCAAAAATTATTTTGTGTGATGAGCCGACAGGAAATTTAGATTCAAAATCTGGTGAAAAAATTATGAATCTTTTGCTGCAGCTTAATCAAGATTTTGGTCAAACAGTTGTGATGGTAACACACGATCAAAGCATTGCTCAGAGGGCAAAAAGAGTTGTTTGCATTCAAGATGGAAAATTATCTATTTAAACTATATTTTAAAAAGGGGACAGTATGAAAATTTATTTAGATGGAAAGCTTGTAGAAAAAAAAGATGCAAAAATATCTGTATTTGATCATGGCTATCTTTATGGAGACGGAGTGTTTGAGGGAATTAGATCCTACAAGAATAATGTTTTTAAATTAAACGAACATGTTAAGCGCCTTTATGAAACAGCGCATACCTTGATGCTAGAGATTCCATTAAGTAAAAAGGAAATGATCCAAGCAATTATAAAAACGCTTAAAGTTAACCATCTGTCGGACGCCTATATTCGCGTTGTGGTTAGTCGTGGAGCAGGAGATCTTGGTCTTGATCCTAAAAAATGTACAGGGAAAGCAACTGTTGTAATTATTGCAGATAAAATTACTCTTTATCCAAAAGAGCTTTATCAAAATGGCATGGAAATTATTACGGTTCCGACTGTGCGTAATTTAAACGAAGCGCTTAATCCGCAGTTAAAATCTTTGAACTATCTTAATAATATTCTTGCAAAAATTGAAGCTAGCACCTCTGGGTATATGGAAGCGTTAATGCTTGATTCGCAAGGCTATGTTGCTGAATGCACGGGTGATAATATTTTTATTTTAAGAAATGGAGAACTTTTGACACCACCGAATGCACGACTGTGTGGCATTACGCGCGATGCTGTTATTGCTCTTGCGAAAAAGAATAAAATAAAAACATTTGAGCGGTTAATGACACGTCATGAAGTATATACGGCGGATGAATGTTTTCTAACAGGAACAGCGGCTGAAGTTATTCCGATTGTTAAAGTTGATAGTCGGGTGATTGGCTCTGGAAAACCAGGAAAAACAACATTAAAACTTATTAAGCTTTTTAAGATGATTACGTCAAAAGATGGTGTGAAATATTAAAATTATTATTTGGAGGATATTTTATGCAGTGCGATGCTTGCGGAAAGAAAAAAGCAACAGTTCATTTAACAGAGATTATTGACGGACAAATGGCAGAGATGCATATTTGCGAAGATTGCGCTAAGGAACGTAGTGTGCAAATGGAGCAGCAATTTGGGTTGGCTGATCTTTTAGCTGGATTATCTGATTTTGGCAAACAGATTAAAGCTGAAGAAAAGGTAAAGCTGCAATGCCCAAACTGTTCGTTAAGTTATGATGATTTTAGAAAATTTGGACGATTAGGATGTAGCGAATGTTATTCATCTTTTCGTTCCCATTTAACTTCGCTTTTAAAAAAAATTCATGGATCGGGCCATCATTTGGGCAAGGCGCCGTTGCGTTTTAAGGAAGAAATTAAGACAGAATCCTTAGGGAAAAGCTCAGGAGGTAAAGAAGACTCGCTTCAAAGTTTAAAAAATAAATTACAACAAGCGATTTTGTCTGAAGATTTTGAACAAGCTGCAATTTTGCGAGATAAAATTCGATCCCTTGAGAGCAAAGGAGAGAGCGTATGAATCTAGAAGATCTTATTCACCATACCGGTGAATGGCTTAAAGGCACAGGGCCGCAGTCACATATTGTTATGTCTTCTAGAATTCGATTAGCTAGGAATTTAGAAAAAATTCCATTTCCGACAAGAGCGAACCGAAAAGATTTGGCTGAAGTTTTTGAGACAACGCAGAATGCGATTGCATCAACTGATTATTTTAAAGATTCAATCTTGCTTAAGATTAATGAGATGGATAATTTAGATCGTCAATTTTTAATTGAGCGCCATTTGATGAGCCATGATCATGCGGCTTCAGGCGAAGGGAAGGCGATTGTTGTTTCAACAGAAGAAGTTTTGTCTATTATGATTAATGAGGAGGATCATCTTCGTATTCAGGTGATGCAATCTGGATTTGATTTATCAGAAACTTGGAAAATTATAAGCATGATTGATGATTTATTATCTGAGAAAATTTCTTATGCGTTTAGATCAGATTGGGGCTATTTAACCGCGTGTCCAACGAATACAGGAACAGGTATTCGCGGATCGGTGATGCTTCATTTGCCAGCACTTGTGATGACGAAGCAGATTAATAAAGTTTTAGAGGCAATTGCTAAGTTGAGTTTTGCGTCGCGTGGATTTTATGGTGAAGGGACACAAGCGATTGGAAATTTCTTCCAGATCTCTAATCAAGTTTCTTTGGGTCATAGCGAAGAAGATATTTTACAAAACATCAATGGACTTGTTCGCCAAATTATTGAACAAGAAGAGCAAGCTCGTCAGGCATTATTAGTTCAAAATAAATCTATTTTGGAAGATAAGATTTGTCGATCTTTAGGCATCTTAAGGAATGCGCATATTATTTCAAGTCAGGAGACTGTTGATTTATTGTCGATGGTGCGATTAGGCATTGATTCTGGAATTGTTAAAGAGGTAAGCACACAATCAATTAATGAATTATTTATTATGATTCAACCAGCACATCTTCAAAAGATTGAAGGTAAAAAATTAGGCGCCTCTGAGCGGGATGCTAAAAGAGCGGCGCTAATTCGAGATAAATTAGGCAAAGCATAAAAATTATTTTAATATTATTTTTTTATTATTAGGAGGTTGTATATGTTTAACAGATTTACAGAGCGCGCAAGAAAAGTTATTGTCTTAGCAAAAGAAGAAGCTAAACGATTTAATCATGATTATATCGGAACAGAGCATTTGCTTCTTGGGCTTATTCGAGAAGGCGAGGGTGTGGCAGCTGCGGTTTTACAGAAATTGGGGCTTGATCTTGAATCTATTCGAATCGAAGTTGAGAAGGTTGTCCAACCTGGGCCTCAAACACAGGTTATGGGAGACATTCCATTTACTCCGCGTTCTAAAAAGGCGCTAGAGCTTTCAGCTGAAGAAGCTAGAGCCTTGGGTCATAATTATATTGGAACAGAGCATTTGCTTCTTGGGCTTATTCGAGAAGGCGAGGGTGTGGCATATCGTGTATTTTTAAATATGGGTGTAGATTTAGAAAAAGTGCGAAATGAAATTATGGAACTTCTTGGCTCCGGTATTCCAGGATTTGGAGCAGAAGAAGAGAAGGTCAAAAAAGGAAAGACGCCCGCTATTGATGCCTATGGACGAAATTTAAACAAACTTGCACAAGAGGGAAAGCTTGATCCTGTTATTGGTCGTTCTATGGAGATTGAACGGATTGTTCAAATTTTAACACGTCGCAATAAGAATAATCCTGTTTTGATTGGTGAAGCTGGCGTTGGAAAAACAGCGATTGTTGAAGGCCTTGCACAATTGATTGAGGCAGGTAATATTCCTGAGAATTTAAGAGGTAAAAATATTATTGTTCTTGATT
Proteins encoded in this region:
- the ilvE gene encoding branched-chain-amino-acid transaminase, which encodes MKIYLDGKLVEKKDAKISVFDHGYLYGDGVFEGIRSYKNNVFKLNEHVKRLYETAHTLMLEIPLSKKEMIQAIIKTLKVNHLSDAYIRVVVSRGAGDLGLDPKKCTGKATVVIIADKITLYPKELYQNGMEIITVPTVRNLNEALNPQLKSLNYLNNILAKIEASTSGYMEALMLDSQGYVAECTGDNIFILRNGELLTPPNARLCGITRDAVIALAKKNKIKTFERLMTRHEVYTADECFLTGTAAEVIPIVKVDSRVIGSGKPGKTTLKLIKLFKMITSKDGVKY
- a CDS encoding ABC transporter ATP-binding protein, translated to MFSTVNVHKTYYDVGQPVEVLRGVDLTICEKEFVALVGPSGAGKSTLLHILGGLDKPSKGYVLFNEKDIYELNDAKRSFLLNTEIGFVFQFYHLLPEFTALENIILPGLINQTFSNKKKLEKTGQTLLEKVGLGHRAHHKPAQLSGGEQQRVAIARCLINDPKIILCDEPTGNLDSKSGEKIMNLLLQLNQDFGQTVVMVTHDQSIAQRAKRVVCIQDGKLSI
- a CDS encoding UvrB/UvrC motif-containing protein, which codes for MQCDACGKKKATVHLTEIIDGQMAEMHICEDCAKERSVQMEQQFGLADLLAGLSDFGKQIKAEEKVKLQCPNCSLSYDDFRKFGRLGCSECYSSFRSHLTSLLKKIHGSGHHLGKAPLRFKEEIKTESLGKSSGGKEDSLQSLKNKLQQAILSEDFEQAAILRDKIRSLESKGESV
- a CDS encoding ABC transporter permease, producing the protein MIRVKMNYESWISFRYLSAKKEPFLALINFVAIAGVAIGVTALIIVIGVMTGFDRDLREKIIGTNAHIVIEKETGVQSPQKLEDKIKLIDGVEAATPYVQGPLFLEYDNQVMNIVARGVDPKTAGDVTKIKEYLVKGSLEDLSGNGVIIGSELSNYLGKKIGDILTVIAPVAGRAGNGWRHELVITGIFSSGMYDYDMTLALISLPKAQEIFGLPKNTVNGIALKLKDVYAAPEIKKEIYQAMGYSFLVKTWIDSNRNFFAALKLEKFAMFIILTLIVLVASFNIVSTLIVTVTSKIKDIGILKAIGVPRKAIERIFVMKGMVIGIVGTFFGFVGGVGLSLLLKKYQFIKLPQEIYYIDRLPILLELGDLLMIAAAAFVISYCATIYPAKKAGALEPVEALRYE
- a CDS encoding protein arginine kinase; amino-acid sequence: MNLEDLIHHTGEWLKGTGPQSHIVMSSRIRLARNLEKIPFPTRANRKDLAEVFETTQNAIASTDYFKDSILLKINEMDNLDRQFLIERHLMSHDHAASGEGKAIVVSTEEVLSIMINEEDHLRIQVMQSGFDLSETWKIISMIDDLLSEKISYAFRSDWGYLTACPTNTGTGIRGSVMLHLPALVMTKQINKVLEAIAKLSFASRGFYGEGTQAIGNFFQISNQVSLGHSEEDILQNINGLVRQIIEQEEQARQALLVQNKSILEDKICRSLGILRNAHIISSQETVDLLSMVRLGIDSGIVKEVSTQSINELFIMIQPAHLQKIEGKKLGASERDAKRAALIRDKLGKA